In Anaerolineales bacterium, one DNA window encodes the following:
- a CDS encoding nucleoside phosphorylase, which translates to MSVPTLPEKYKSEAIIQPADMLALRRKAGKFPNILPPDGMVICMRADILRRLRWRFRLKKITRTLGDIHLVKSTQGRVGVLSDFGIGAPALVAFVEEMTAWGVKRFILLSWGGALSSSLHEASVVLVDKAARDEGVSYHYLPPEKYVHADDAFIQKVASRLSERNIKFMSGAAWTTDAPYRETQAEIKQYRSENVQVVEMETAGLYALAKARNVGAASIIIAADSLADLSWHPPVDMRRINRAFDDCLRVAIDLLDEGA; encoded by the coding sequence ATGTCCGTGCCAACCCTGCCTGAAAAATACAAAAGCGAAGCAATCATCCAACCCGCTGATATGCTTGCCCTCCGCCGAAAGGCTGGGAAATTTCCGAACATCCTGCCACCTGATGGCATGGTCATCTGCATGCGCGCGGATATTTTGCGCCGACTGCGCTGGCGTTTTCGCCTGAAGAAGATCACGCGGACGCTCGGCGATATTCATCTTGTCAAATCCACGCAGGGACGGGTGGGCGTGCTTTCCGATTTTGGCATCGGCGCGCCTGCGCTGGTCGCGTTCGTAGAAGAGATGACCGCCTGGGGCGTGAAACGCTTTATCCTGCTTTCGTGGGGTGGCGCGTTGAGTTCTTCTCTGCATGAAGCCAGCGTCGTGCTGGTTGACAAAGCTGCCCGCGATGAAGGTGTGTCGTACCATTACCTGCCTCCCGAAAAATACGTCCATGCGGATGATGCCTTCATCCAAAAGGTGGCATCGCGGTTGTCCGAACGTAACATAAAATTTATGTCAGGAGCGGCGTGGACGACCGACGCTCCCTACCGCGAGACACAGGCGGAAATAAAGCAATATCGGTCCGAAAATGTGCAGGTGGTGGAAATGGAAACCGCTGGCTTGTACGCGCTTGCCAAAGCGAGAAATGTCGGCGCGGCATCCATAATCATCGCAGCGGACAGCCTCGCGGATTTGTCCTGGCATCCACCCGTTGATATGCGGCGCATCAACCGCGCATTCGACGATTGTCTTCGCGTTGCGATTGACCTGCTCGATGAGGGCGCATGA
- a CDS encoding oligosaccharide flippase family protein yields MRFSMRLYKNILWTVGSRYGSQALAVISNLLLARYLGSAGFGEYAFITAVVLIGNAFSTFGTDMILIRRISSANDFSDLPAALVLQLSISVVFILLAFVLAPFLPVQRPLLIYVFALLPLSFFTIFTTILRGVQQMDGFSIMHFASALTHLLAVLLLLGMRGSVAQLAFYLLCVHVIGAALGFFLCRGFLEKWIFAPRRIPALIKSSVRMALIGTLRLLYEKITLTILPVLTTVSETGLFASSARTVDAAKLGHLSALTAIYPEMARTKLAGAHLNRSGLWLFAAAVMIALILFLFAEPILLLLFGREFSSSASALRILAWTVIPYYVVSYYSLAFVAVEREMTVLSALGFAFLILVALLVWLVPLYGLRGAAGSILIAEIVQAALLWLHWRRYVRANPA; encoded by the coding sequence ATGCGTTTCAGTATGCGCCTGTATAAAAACATCCTGTGGACGGTCGGCTCGCGCTATGGTTCACAGGCGCTGGCGGTAATATCCAATCTTCTGCTGGCGCGATACTTGGGAAGCGCAGGCTTTGGCGAATACGCATTCATCACAGCGGTTGTGTTGATCGGTAACGCCTTCTCCACCTTTGGCACCGACATGATTCTCATCCGCCGAATCTCCTCCGCAAATGATTTTTCAGACCTGCCCGCCGCGCTGGTTTTACAATTATCCATCTCGGTTGTTTTCATTTTGCTGGCGTTCGTCCTTGCGCCATTCCTGCCCGTCCAACGCCCGCTATTGATCTATGTCTTTGCGCTATTGCCCTTGTCATTCTTCACAATCTTCACCACCATCTTGCGCGGTGTTCAACAAATGGATGGATTTTCCATCATGCATTTCGCTTCCGCGCTGACGCACTTGCTGGCGGTCTTGCTCCTGCTCGGTATGCGCGGCTCGGTGGCGCAACTCGCATTTTATTTGCTCTGCGTTCACGTCATTGGCGCGGCGCTTGGATTCTTCCTTTGTCGCGGCTTTCTCGAAAAATGGATATTTGCCCCCCGTCGTATCCCAGCCCTGATAAAGTCCAGCGTGCGCATGGCGTTGATCGGGACTCTGCGCTTGCTGTATGAAAAGATAACTTTGACCATCCTCCCCGTCCTGACCACGGTCAGCGAGACGGGACTCTTCGCCTCCTCCGCGCGGACAGTTGATGCGGCAAAACTCGGGCATCTCTCCGCGTTGACGGCGATCTACCCCGAAATGGCGCGGACGAAATTGGCAGGCGCACATCTCAATCGAAGTGGATTATGGTTATTCGCCGCCGCTGTGATGATCGCGTTGATATTGTTTCTCTTTGCCGAACCGATCCTTCTGCTCTTGTTCGGACGCGAATTTTCTTCATCCGCTTCTGCGTTGCGGATTCTCGCATGGACGGTTATCCCGTATTATGTCGTCTCGTATTATTCGCTGGCGTTTGTCGCCGTCGAACGCGAGATGACAGTCCTGTCCGCGCTGGGATTTGCGTTTCTGATCTTGGTCGCTCTGCTGGTTTGGTTGGTCCCGTTGTACGGATTGCGCGGTGCAGCGGGGTCAATCTTGATTGCTGAAATTGTCCAAGCCGCCCTGCTCTGGCTTCATTGGAGAAGATATGTCCGTGCCAACCCTGCCTGA
- a CDS encoding class I SAM-dependent methyltransferase has protein sequence MLDLSAVDEGFSRKAEVYDAYCEGHPVIRWARDVIRCEVMERIPRDGSILELNAGTGSDAAYFFQHGYRVHATDVAGGMVSAIQAKIKNLNGGNRFTAQQASFTDLDAVQGAPFDLVFSNFGGLNCIPDLHVVTKFLPRLLKPNGHVVWVVMPPFCPWETLQALRGQFRVAFRRFHPNGVSANVEDANIMTWYHSPKAVRDAFGADFHLLRRRSISLFCPPSYMDRFPHRFPRLTNAFLKLDERIGASFPFNRWGDFLMYAFQYAPV, from the coding sequence ATGCTTGATTTGAGCGCCGTGGATGAAGGCTTCTCGCGCAAAGCGGAAGTCTATGATGCCTATTGTGAAGGACATCCCGTCATCCGCTGGGCGCGGGATGTGATTCGGTGCGAAGTGATGGAGCGGATTCCAAGAGATGGTTCGATACTGGAACTGAACGCAGGCACAGGCTCGGATGCGGCTTATTTCTTTCAGCACGGATACCGAGTCCATGCCACGGATGTGGCGGGCGGCATGGTCTCGGCGATTCAAGCGAAGATCAAAAACCTGAATGGCGGGAATCGTTTTACTGCCCAGCAGGCTTCGTTCACGGATTTGGATGCCGTGCAAGGCGCACCATTCGATCTGGTCTTTTCCAATTTCGGCGGGCTGAACTGCATCCCCGATCTGCATGTCGTGACGAAATTCCTGCCGCGCCTGCTCAAACCGAATGGACATGTCGTCTGGGTCGTCATGCCGCCGTTCTGTCCGTGGGAAACCCTGCAAGCCCTGCGCGGACAGTTCCGTGTGGCGTTTCGGCGCTTTCATCCGAACGGCGTTTCCGCCAACGTGGAAGATGCGAACATCATGACGTGGTATCACAGCCCAAAGGCGGTACGCGATGCGTTTGGCGCGGACTTCCATCTTCTGCGCCGACGCTCCATTTCGTTGTTCTGCCCGCCGTCCTACATGGATCGCTTCCCGCACCGCTTTCCGCGTCTGACGAATGCGTTTCTTAAACTGGACGAGCGCATTGGCGCGTCCTTTCCATTCAATCGCTGGGGCGATTTTCTGATGTATGCGTTTCAGTATGCGCCTGTATAA